One genomic segment of Bradyrhizobium diazoefficiens includes these proteins:
- a CDS encoding RNA polymerase sigma factor, which translates to MQKRPDWVDDIDWDDLYPRVLAVAYRMSAGRANRRHEAEQLAQEAITRSFTTRTVDLKRYELFVYLVGIMRSIRSDQMRSPGARLFDFDDEAVIRFPARPTQDDALSIASLSQLIEQQDPGANQVAMHMLAGLRTSREIAEAMSVSPQKVDGLKKNLRRIILELGGNEVRVNRKTPSGTKIADLEE; encoded by the coding sequence ATGCAAAAACGACCGGACTGGGTGGACGACATCGATTGGGACGACCTCTATCCGAGAGTCCTCGCTGTCGCCTATCGGATGAGTGCCGGCCGAGCGAACAGGCGGCACGAAGCCGAACAACTTGCGCAAGAAGCTATTACGCGGAGCTTCACAACCAGGACGGTTGACTTAAAAAGATACGAGCTCTTCGTCTATCTCGTCGGCATCATGCGGAGCATTCGCAGCGATCAGATGAGGTCACCAGGCGCAAGGTTGTTCGATTTCGATGATGAAGCGGTGATCCGCTTCCCGGCGCGTCCCACTCAAGACGACGCGCTGTCGATCGCGAGTCTTTCGCAACTCATCGAACAACAGGATCCAGGGGCCAACCAGGTGGCGATGCATATGCTCGCAGGACTGAGAACCTCGCGTGAAATAGCCGAGGCCATGAGTGTTTCTCCTCAAAAAGTGGACGGGCTCAAGAAGAATTTGCGCCGCATCATTCTGGAGCTTGGAGGAAACGAGGTGCGCGTCAATCGCAAGACGCCGTCTGGCACCAAGATCGCCGATCTGGAGGAGTGA
- a CDS encoding AlbA family DNA-binding domain-containing protein, producing MKRKVRIAVGVIVFLAMIPDDDQLRALVTRPGESLNVEIKRWLDPSVPAAASKIVKAAFALRNRNGGFLVIGFDDATLQPDIANEPPGVRAKFHQDDIQGLISRYANEPFEVHVALSEREDRVYPVISVPQGVRVPVAVKTSLIDAGSKLLEVGDVYFRTLAANGTPSTAKARPQDWRDILEICFDNREADIGRFLRRQLAGGDLVEALGGQPTQPVDKLRERCAAILSSGEASFGKATAERGLDADEQPLLDGLTWEVALAIHPAKAGALPDRNFFSAFAASNPKYTGWPVWLDARAMTDERSRPVVRSGAWEALIIALSEHTASRLEFFRVDPKGDLYLRRLLQDDAVPRRVEPGTRFDPVLMIYRISEAIAVGLAVAKGLGWDEAARLWFMFRWRKLRGRRLDSWANPIIYVPGGGPTQQDEITTFIEVPLATAPNAIASLVEAATRDLFVTFDGTTLSKETYEEQARRLLERRLGP from the coding sequence GTGAAGCGCAAGGTACGAATCGCAGTTGGTGTGATAGTTTTCCTGGCCATGATTCCCGACGACGACCAGTTGCGGGCCCTTGTGACCCGCCCGGGCGAAAGCCTCAACGTCGAGATCAAGCGATGGCTTGATCCGTCCGTACCGGCGGCTGCGTCAAAGATCGTGAAGGCGGCCTTTGCGCTGCGTAACCGCAATGGCGGCTTCCTTGTTATTGGCTTTGATGACGCAACGCTTCAACCCGATATCGCAAATGAACCTCCCGGCGTCCGCGCGAAATTTCACCAGGACGATATCCAAGGACTGATCTCGCGCTACGCTAACGAGCCATTCGAGGTGCACGTTGCGCTTTCCGAACGTGAAGACCGGGTCTATCCGGTCATTTCGGTTCCTCAAGGCGTGCGTGTGCCGGTGGCGGTGAAGACGTCCCTGATCGATGCTGGAAGCAAGTTACTTGAAGTCGGCGACGTCTACTTTCGAACGCTCGCCGCCAACGGCACGCCGAGCACGGCCAAGGCTCGCCCGCAAGATTGGCGCGACATTCTCGAGATCTGCTTCGACAATCGCGAGGCCGATATTGGGCGGTTTCTTCGCCGCCAGCTCGCGGGAGGCGACCTCGTAGAGGCATTGGGCGGACAGCCGACCCAACCGGTTGATAAGCTCCGCGAGCGATGCGCAGCCATCCTTTCCAGCGGTGAAGCGTCGTTTGGCAAAGCCACGGCGGAGCGGGGACTTGATGCCGACGAGCAGCCCCTGCTCGATGGGTTGACCTGGGAGGTCGCACTCGCCATTCATCCCGCCAAGGCGGGTGCACTTCCTGATAGAAATTTCTTCTCGGCCTTTGCCGCAAGCAACCCCAAATACACGGGCTGGCCTGTCTGGCTCGACGCCCGCGCGATGACCGATGAGCGGTCACGACCGGTCGTCCGATCAGGAGCCTGGGAGGCGCTCATCATCGCTCTTAGCGAGCACACGGCCAGCCGCCTTGAATTTTTCAGGGTCGATCCGAAAGGTGACCTTTATCTTCGGCGCCTCCTTCAGGACGACGCTGTGCCCAGGCGCGTTGAGCCTGGCACGCGCTTTGACCCGGTGCTGATGATTTATCGCATTTCCGAAGCCATCGCGGTCGGCCTCGCCGTTGCCAAGGGTCTAGGCTGGGATGAGGCCGCCAGACTCTGGTTCATGTTCCGCTGGCGCAAACTCAGGGGGCGGCGTCTCGATAGCTGGGCAAATCCCATCATTTACGTTCCCGGCGGCGGCCCGACCCAGCAAGACGAGATAACGACATTTATTGAAGTCCCGCTCGCGACCGCGCCGAACGCTATTGCATCCCTTGTAGAGGCTGCGACGCGCGATCTTTTTGTCACCTTCGACGGCACCACGTTATCTAAAGAGACCTACGAGGAGCAGGCGCGACGCCTGCTGGAGCGGCGGCTCGGTCCGTAG
- a CDS encoding RES domain-containing protein, whose amino-acid sequence MQSEDIEALKSKHICYACIGEQYLSDEVSAKGKQAKCSYCEKTRRTFSLDMVADRVATAFEQHYYRTSDQPNDYEHMLQRDKELSYEWSRHGDDVVYAIQSAAEISSDAAGDIQSILEEEHSDFDSAAMGEETEFAGDSYYQEKKISEGAWREEWRRFENSLKTEARFFSRTAAAHLTAIFDGVDELRTGQGQPLVVDAGPETGFHALFRARVFQSDDKLELAMSRPDQQLGSPPALLAAAGRMNARGISVFYGANDPKAAIAEVRPPVGSKVAVAQFKIIRKLRLLDLTALKNVQIRGSIFDFDFARRLERAQFLKSLSGRITQPVMPDDEPFEYLATQAVADFLATECSVPIDGIIFPSVQVAGDLLNVVLFHKAARVEAMEIPNGTEIRASTGHSSNEGWEDDYSVIEEVPPALKVDKKQKDTPAWPDFAAMPALAGRDIGSDQREPALRVMPDSVWVHHVEGVVFKTDEYQIRRLRWEKDDRSPF is encoded by the coding sequence GTGCAGTCTGAAGATATTGAAGCGCTCAAATCGAAGCACATTTGCTACGCTTGCATTGGTGAGCAGTATCTAAGCGATGAAGTTAGCGCGAAGGGAAAGCAAGCCAAGTGCAGCTATTGCGAAAAAACGCGTCGCACCTTCTCCCTCGATATGGTCGCCGACCGTGTGGCGACGGCGTTCGAGCAGCACTACTATCGAACTTCAGATCAACCGAACGATTACGAACATATGCTCCAGCGTGATAAGGAGCTGAGTTACGAATGGAGCCGACATGGCGACGATGTCGTGTACGCCATTCAAAGCGCCGCAGAAATCTCTAGTGACGCCGCTGGGGACATCCAGTCAATTCTGGAGGAAGAACATAGTGATTTCGACAGCGCGGCAATGGGTGAAGAGACCGAATTCGCCGGCGATAGCTATTATCAAGAGAAGAAGATTAGCGAAGGCGCTTGGCGCGAGGAGTGGCGTCGGTTCGAGAATTCTCTAAAGACCGAGGCGCGGTTTTTCAGTCGCACCGCTGCGGCGCATCTGACGGCAATCTTCGACGGTGTCGACGAGTTGCGGACAGGGCAGGGGCAGCCTCTTGTCGTTGATGCGGGGCCTGAAACGGGTTTCCATGCGCTTTTTCGTGCCCGGGTCTTCCAGTCCGATGACAAGCTCGAGCTGGCGATGTCCCGGCCCGATCAGCAGCTCGGATCGCCGCCGGCCCTATTGGCTGCCGCAGGTCGCATGAATGCGCGCGGCATTTCCGTGTTCTACGGTGCCAACGATCCCAAGGCCGCCATCGCCGAGGTACGGCCCCCGGTTGGAAGCAAGGTTGCTGTCGCGCAATTCAAGATCATACGAAAACTTCGACTGCTCGATCTGACGGCGCTCAAGAATGTGCAGATACGCGGAAGCATCTTTGATTTCGATTTTGCCCGCCGGTTGGAGCGAGCGCAATTCCTAAAATCTCTTAGTGGCCGTATCACACAGCCAGTCATGCCCGACGATGAACCCTTCGAGTATCTGGCAACGCAGGCCGTCGCCGATTTCCTGGCAACTGAATGCTCGGTACCCATCGACGGCATTATCTTTCCATCAGTTCAAGTCGCCGGAGACTTGCTCAACGTCGTTTTATTCCACAAGGCTGCCCGGGTCGAGGCGATGGAAATCCCAAACGGGACTGAGATCAGGGCCAGCACGGGCCACAGCAGCAACGAGGGATGGGAAGACGATTACTCGGTCATTGAGGAGGTGCCACCTGCGTTGAAGGTGGATAAGAAGCAGAAAGACACTCCAGCTTGGCCGGATTTCGCTGCCATGCCCGCGTTAGCGGGCAGAGACATTGGATCCGACCAGCGCGAGCCGGCTCTTCGCGTGATGCCAGACAGCGTTTGGGTGCACCATGTGGAGGGAGTCGTCTTCAAGACTGACGAATATCAAATTCGCCGTCTCCGCTGGGAGAAAGATGATCGATCGCCGTTTTAG
- a CDS encoding DUF6035 family protein, producing MIEAIPRRTLKNVIDLASMHSITSDSLIAMSKDDYQVLRRAATRARLDRNPRYVCAKCGYAVYAPREGRTGQPYWKHHPGAPQACPWWTGTPVSIDLVSAQQFDGAQESPLHAKIKYIVGELLTNDQRTSPESVVVDEYLIRENGRRRPDVRAIYDGVPLVVEVQLATTQIPIIVQREDFYENASIRLLWLTWNFEPPTTGRLLSSFEDIFYSHDKNLFSMDDETISLSKEMREVVLRAFWVDGNEWRSKLVTLFDLNWIQGGRANAVPSTPPWHRDFLSRWRDALGEKGTKWKVREVLFIELIAKVDVACDVEDLHRLDVDALINCMLSLLDGLPVGSRQQNLVEVLNSFLNVDRRQRYVRLIRSFARLTNRDALLEIESVRSKIVKARAVAQDDRQSVSGKIALALFPEVFALATS from the coding sequence ATGATCGAGGCGATTCCCCGAAGAACACTCAAGAATGTGATTGACCTTGCATCAATGCATAGCATTACGAGTGATTCGCTCATTGCTATGAGCAAAGATGATTATCAGGTTCTCCGGCGCGCAGCGACTCGCGCCCGGCTCGACAGGAATCCGCGGTATGTCTGCGCGAAATGCGGGTATGCCGTCTATGCTCCGCGCGAAGGCCGCACCGGTCAGCCCTACTGGAAACACCACCCAGGCGCACCGCAAGCCTGTCCCTGGTGGACGGGCACACCGGTGAGCATCGACCTAGTTAGCGCGCAGCAATTCGACGGCGCGCAGGAAAGCCCGCTCCATGCTAAAATCAAGTATATCGTCGGCGAGCTATTGACAAATGACCAACGCACGTCGCCGGAAAGTGTCGTTGTCGACGAGTATCTAATTCGAGAGAATGGACGTCGACGTCCGGACGTGCGGGCGATATATGATGGCGTGCCGCTCGTCGTAGAGGTTCAGCTTGCAACCACGCAGATACCCATCATAGTGCAACGCGAAGACTTCTATGAGAACGCGTCTATTCGGCTACTTTGGCTAACCTGGAACTTTGAGCCACCCACGACCGGCCGATTACTTAGTTCATTTGAGGACATTTTCTATTCTCACGACAAAAACCTGTTCTCAATGGACGATGAAACGATATCGCTCTCGAAAGAGATGCGCGAAGTAGTCTTGCGCGCGTTCTGGGTCGACGGCAACGAGTGGCGCTCGAAATTGGTTACCCTTTTCGATCTCAACTGGATCCAGGGAGGGCGCGCGAACGCAGTGCCCTCGACACCACCTTGGCATCGTGACTTTCTCTCGCGATGGCGCGATGCACTCGGAGAAAAAGGTACGAAATGGAAAGTTCGCGAGGTGCTCTTTATTGAGCTTATCGCGAAAGTGGACGTCGCGTGCGACGTTGAGGACCTTCACAGGCTCGACGTGGATGCGTTGATCAACTGCATGTTGTCGCTGCTCGACGGTCTGCCGGTTGGATCGCGACAGCAGAATCTTGTCGAGGTGCTGAACTCCTTCCTCAATGTGGACCGACGACAGCGTTACGTCCGTTTAATCCGTAGCTTCGCTCGACTCACCAACAGGGACGCTCTTCTTGAGATTGAGAGTGTTCGCAGCAAGATCGTCAAGGCGCGCGCAGTCGCGCAAGATGACCGCCAAAGCGTTTCAGGCAAGATAGCGCTCGCCTTGTTCCCGGAGGTCTTCGCTTTAGCGACGAGTTGA
- a CDS encoding AAA domain-containing protein: protein MTDASDPQAAANAALEQVLASQWQGVPALVLRSPPGAGKTGVAQRVALQSSTMLDQRCMIVTQTNEQAFDLTRRLARNAQSLPIHLFARRGLSLPADVASLPNLVVVHDVPSLPQHPSITIGNAAKWSWIQTTEPCFDLQIVDEAFQLPDYRFQLISNLAPRHVLIGDPGQIDPFVNCEIERWRCDPAGPQVSCPAALVKRHPSVLQLDLPVSRRLNDDTVRLIQPAFYPDMPFRAMSQDRSVRFDVAGIMPFDAALDAAASGASIVMVELPAQITGEADGDLAQELVASLARLLRRRAWMSDDGRVSEVTPDKIGVVCAHVSQVNAVRERLGSAMADVFVETANRFQGIERPFMFVHHPLSGRADATAFHLDAGRLCVMLSRHRIACWVFGRQGISQQLMRFSPLGDRALGIDHDPEYRGWRAHLTLMAALARTGRVFPAVNGLAPSTVGQLAG from the coding sequence ATGACGGACGCCTCCGATCCTCAAGCTGCCGCCAACGCCGCCCTTGAGCAAGTGCTCGCCAGTCAATGGCAGGGTGTCCCCGCGTTGGTGCTGCGTTCGCCTCCTGGCGCAGGTAAGACGGGCGTCGCCCAGCGCGTTGCCCTGCAGAGCTCCACCATGCTCGATCAGCGCTGCATGATTGTGACACAGACCAACGAGCAGGCCTTCGATCTGACGCGCCGGCTCGCCCGAAATGCGCAGTCGTTGCCTATTCACTTGTTTGCCCGGCGAGGCTTAAGCCTGCCGGCCGACGTGGCGAGTTTGCCGAATTTGGTGGTGGTGCATGATGTGCCGAGCCTGCCGCAGCACCCGTCGATAACGATCGGCAACGCGGCCAAATGGTCATGGATTCAAACTACCGAGCCGTGCTTTGACTTGCAGATCGTCGACGAGGCATTCCAACTTCCTGACTATCGATTCCAGCTGATCTCCAATCTCGCCCCGCGTCACGTCCTAATCGGTGACCCAGGCCAGATCGACCCCTTCGTCAACTGCGAGATCGAGCGCTGGCGCTGCGATCCAGCCGGTCCCCAGGTCTCATGCCCAGCGGCATTGGTGAAACGTCATCCTTCCGTGCTTCAGCTCGACCTCCCGGTCTCGCGCCGCCTCAACGACGATACGGTACGCCTCATTCAGCCAGCATTTTATCCGGATATGCCGTTCCGAGCCATGAGTCAGGATCGGTCGGTCCGATTCGACGTTGCCGGGATCATGCCATTCGACGCCGCGCTTGACGCTGCCGCTAGTGGAGCATCGATTGTCATGGTCGAACTGCCCGCACAGATCACGGGAGAGGCCGATGGTGACCTTGCGCAAGAGCTTGTCGCCTCGCTTGCAAGGCTTCTGCGGCGGCGCGCATGGATGAGCGACGACGGTCGGGTTTCGGAAGTGACGCCAGACAAGATCGGTGTTGTTTGCGCGCATGTGAGCCAGGTCAACGCGGTGCGCGAACGGCTGGGCTCCGCGATGGCAGACGTGTTTGTCGAGACGGCCAACCGTTTCCAGGGGATCGAGCGGCCATTCATGTTCGTGCATCACCCCCTGTCTGGGAGGGCAGATGCAACGGCGTTTCACCTAGACGCGGGCCGTCTTTGCGTCATGTTGTCGAGGCACCGTATCGCGTGTTGGGTTTTCGGCCGTCAAGGCATTAGCCAACAGTTGATGCGCTTCTCACCATTGGGCGATCGTGCGCTCGGGATCGACCATGATCCCGAATATCGCGGGTGGCGGGCTCACCTGACGCTTATGGCCGCCTTGGCCCGTACTGGGCGCGTCTTCCCGGCGGTGAACGGACTGGCTCCGTCGACCGTCGGTCAGCTGGCGGGCTGA
- a CDS encoding antitoxin Xre/MbcA/ParS-like domain-containing protein, giving the protein MSTSKQAQPAKAALTKAIESKVEQMDMAGLLELAVTLNVPVPPSANTARGRERKPLARPSNRKDRVLQGSGIGPVVSATEGGRLLDAITTDDKSADWVESDLLGAGELVNRLNISRGTLDNWRKANKIIALRKGLRNFLYPLRQFERRRPVEGLDVIAPFFTSPEETWEWLVSPNRMTNGKPPIDKLRDGDLPLVKSAAEGAFDYA; this is encoded by the coding sequence ATGAGCACTTCTAAACAGGCGCAGCCAGCTAAAGCCGCTTTGACCAAGGCCATCGAGAGTAAGGTCGAGCAGATGGACATGGCGGGCCTGCTTGAGCTCGCCGTGACCTTAAACGTCCCGGTACCGCCATCGGCAAATACGGCTCGTGGACGCGAGCGAAAGCCCTTGGCGCGACCATCTAATCGGAAAGACCGAGTCCTACAAGGCAGTGGAATCGGTCCAGTCGTATCGGCAACAGAAGGCGGTCGGTTACTCGATGCCATTACAACGGATGACAAGTCTGCAGACTGGGTCGAGAGCGATCTTCTTGGTGCAGGAGAGTTGGTCAATCGACTAAATATCTCGCGTGGGACGCTCGATAACTGGCGAAAGGCGAATAAGATAATTGCTTTGCGGAAGGGGCTTCGCAACTTCCTATACCCACTTCGGCAGTTTGAGCGGCGAAGGCCCGTTGAAGGTCTCGACGTGATCGCACCATTCTTCACGTCACCTGAAGAGACATGGGAATGGCTGGTTTCCCCCAACCGGATGACGAACGGCAAGCCACCGATCGACAAGCTACGTGATGGTGATCTCCCGCTTGTCAAGAGCGCGGCGGAAGGCGCATTTGACTACGCGTGA
- a CDS encoding RES family NAD+ phosphorylase yields the protein MKIVISKLRARVIETRIADWPRILPSRHRSTPANAGFGSSRFSSPSGAFRVLYAADNFPTAFAEAVVRDRFEGKTKRFLYRPHLEQLCVTSISSSRELVLLDLRGGGAYEVGIDTDANRARAHGAGQALSEAVYAEMNDIDGILFNSRLTTGDCVAIYDRGLSALSGTPPVALLQAALLPTELTRLDITVRRKRGYATP from the coding sequence GTGAAAATCGTCATTTCCAAACTTCGCGCGCGAGTCATCGAGACCCGCATCGCCGACTGGCCGCGCATTCTCCCCAGCCGACACCGCTCGACGCCTGCCAACGCAGGTTTCGGATCGAGTCGCTTCTCAAGCCCGTCAGGAGCGTTCCGGGTGCTATACGCTGCCGACAATTTCCCGACTGCGTTCGCGGAGGCCGTAGTGAGGGACCGCTTTGAGGGCAAGACAAAACGCTTTCTCTATCGGCCTCACCTCGAACAGTTGTGCGTGACCTCGATCAGTTCTAGCCGAGAGTTGGTGCTGCTCGACCTGCGCGGGGGCGGCGCGTACGAAGTCGGGATCGACACCGATGCCAATCGCGCACGCGCACATGGCGCCGGCCAGGCCCTGTCCGAAGCAGTTTACGCCGAGATGAATGACATTGATGGCATTCTTTTTAATTCGCGCCTAACGACTGGCGACTGCGTGGCGATCTATGATCGCGGCCTTTCCGCGCTTTCGGGCACACCACCGGTAGCCCTGCTCCAGGCAGCGCTGTTGCCCACCGAGCTTACCCGGCTTGACATCACAGTTCGCCGCAAGCGCGGATACGCGACGCCATGA
- a CDS encoding DNA methyltransferase, which yields MRRAVPMSARKAAQIAPRLRILSPKRNKLLQTGWEGFFPYYAGFPEVFARELLQSAELPRGAVILDPWNGSGTTTYAASGLGLSSIGIDLNPVMIIVARARLLPPTEADHLKPLAATILSHAYSSPPILDPSDALLGWFEPSTAAFIRGVEQNIRRSLVGNMTESPDGIHLDRISGTAATLYVALFAACRKLVAPFRSSNPTWLRVPKETDARVAATQATVAQYFAANVRDMSAALAVKLDADLRIANPPRAGECKINLSDTASMKLRKGSVDFVLTSPPYCTRIDYTAATRIELAVLAPLLTVGARALGKQMIGSTQVPSASIEVDESWGKTCARFLQKLRKHPSKASSGYYYRTHLDYFHKMSRSIERMSHALKPGGHAILVIQDSYYKDLHNDLPKIITEIGVEHGLSLERRKNFHLRSMSDINPGRRSYVRPSGATESVLCFVK from the coding sequence ATGAGACGCGCAGTGCCGATGAGCGCGCGCAAGGCAGCGCAAATAGCGCCACGACTTCGCATTCTTTCGCCCAAGCGTAACAAGCTGCTGCAAACCGGCTGGGAAGGGTTCTTTCCCTACTATGCCGGCTTCCCTGAGGTGTTTGCGCGAGAGTTGCTACAAAGCGCTGAGCTTCCCCGTGGTGCGGTCATCCTCGATCCTTGGAATGGCAGCGGGACCACCACCTACGCTGCGAGCGGTCTTGGCCTGAGCTCGATCGGCATCGACCTGAACCCCGTGATGATCATCGTCGCGCGCGCACGATTGCTCCCGCCAACCGAGGCCGATCATTTGAAGCCACTCGCCGCGACGATCCTCTCTCATGCGTATTCGTCGCCACCGATTTTGGACCCGAGTGACGCCTTGCTTGGTTGGTTCGAACCATCCACGGCTGCTTTTATCCGCGGCGTTGAGCAGAATATTCGGCGCAGTCTCGTCGGCAACATGACCGAGTCGCCGGACGGGATTCATCTTGACAGAATCTCAGGCACGGCGGCGACGCTCTACGTGGCGTTGTTCGCCGCCTGCCGTAAGCTCGTTGCACCGTTCCGCTCGTCAAATCCGACATGGCTGCGCGTGCCGAAAGAGACCGACGCCCGCGTTGCAGCGACGCAGGCGACAGTCGCGCAGTACTTCGCGGCCAATGTACGGGACATGTCCGCGGCCTTGGCAGTCAAACTCGATGCAGATCTTCGTATTGCGAACCCTCCCCGCGCCGGGGAGTGTAAGATAAACCTCTCCGACACCGCATCAATGAAGCTAAGGAAGGGCAGCGTCGACTTCGTGCTGACGTCGCCGCCGTACTGCACCCGGATCGACTATACTGCGGCGACGCGCATTGAACTTGCCGTTCTGGCGCCATTGCTAACTGTCGGCGCGCGCGCGCTTGGTAAACAGATGATCGGATCAACGCAAGTACCAAGCGCTTCGATCGAGGTCGATGAAAGCTGGGGCAAGACTTGTGCCCGGTTCCTACAGAAGCTGCGGAAGCATCCGTCGAAGGCATCGAGCGGATACTACTATCGCACCCATCTTGACTACTTCCACAAAATGTCGCGCTCGATCGAGCGCATGTCCCACGCGCTGAAACCCGGGGGTCACGCGATCCTTGTCATTCAGGATTCCTACTACAAGGACCTGCACAATGATCTGCCCAAGATCATCACCGAAATCGGAGTGGAACATGGGCTGAGCCTCGAGCGACGTAAGAACTTTCACCTGCGATCCATGTCCGACATCAACCCCGGTCGTCGATCATATGTACGCCCTTCGGGGGCAACCGAATCCGTCCTCTGCTTTGTCAAGTAG